One Prochlorococcus marinus XMU1406 DNA window includes the following coding sequences:
- a CDS encoding adenine phosphoribosyltransferase, with protein MKNLESLIKTYNDFPKKGIAFKDILGIIQDIEVFRELILKMSSSKIIKSSDAIISIEARGFIFGSAISLQASKPMLVARKPGKLPGELIKGNYFLEYGKSSLSIQKESLEKFSSYAIVDDLLATGGTIECVADLIRKSGKDVCGLVTVVELMELEGRSRFNFPVESMLCI; from the coding sequence ATGAAAAATCTAGAGAGTTTGATTAAAACATATAATGATTTCCCCAAAAAAGGTATTGCTTTCAAAGATATCCTTGGAATAATTCAGGATATTGAAGTTTTTAGGGAACTAATCCTTAAGATGTCTTCAAGCAAAATAATAAAAAGTTCTGATGCGATTATCTCAATAGAGGCTAGAGGTTTTATTTTTGGCTCGGCAATTTCCCTTCAAGCATCGAAACCAATGTTAGTAGCAAGGAAGCCGGGAAAACTTCCCGGGGAACTCATAAAAGGAAACTACTTTTTAGAATATGGGAAAAGCTCTTTATCAATACAAAAGGAGTCTCTTGAGAAATTTAGTTCTTATGCAATTGTTGATGACTTGCTTGCTACCGGTGGCACAATTGAATGTGTAGCTGATTTAATAAGAAAAAGTGGTAAAGATGTATGTGGTTTAGTTACAGTTGTTGAACTTATGGAGCTTGAGGGAAGATCTCGATTTAATTTTCCTGTCGAATCTATGCTGTGTATTTAA
- a CDS encoding tyrosine-type recombinase/integrase yields the protein MTTSHDAKRSGKSKTLTPEQLDQVIHHLPSYKHQILALVCRNCACRIQEATLLTWECFRQDQMTFPYFVTKGRLDTRDIPLAPKFIKTLKEYQRHCQRLKGEKLTGNDYMFPGRYGFDKPISTRAFMYALDEATLKAKITKFSSHGFRRTALTSGNEKGISLRTLQSISGHKSLTTLQKYLDVSDKQKLEAVNAFA from the coding sequence ATGACCACATCACATGATGCGAAGAGGTCAGGAAAAAGCAAAACGCTTACTCCTGAGCAGCTAGACCAGGTAATACATCACTTGCCTAGTTATAAGCATCAAATACTTGCATTAGTTTGTAGAAATTGTGCCTGCCGAATCCAGGAGGCTACGTTACTAACTTGGGAATGTTTCAGACAAGATCAAATGACATTTCCATACTTCGTGACCAAAGGCCGATTGGATACCAGGGATATTCCTCTAGCTCCTAAATTCATCAAAACTCTTAAAGAGTACCAAAGGCATTGCCAAAGGTTAAAAGGCGAAAAGTTAACTGGTAACGACTATATGTTTCCAGGGCGATATGGCTTTGATAAACCAATATCAACCAGGGCGTTCATGTACGCATTGGATGAGGCTACATTAAAGGCCAAAATTACCAAATTTAGCTCGCATGGATTCAGGCGAACCGCATTGACCTCAGGCAATGAAAAGGGCATAAGCCTCAGAACATTGCAATCAATTTCGGGCCACAAGTCCCTCACAACCCTCCAAAAATACTTGGATGTGAGCGACAAACAAAAACTAGAGGCTGTTAATGCTTTTGCTTAA
- a CDS encoding DUF1651 domain-containing protein yields MEKFTLINKDRSRIKVFEPFEDVSKPSPSIDAMMISYGCVYKRSSKPVMKGSRVETVESAREEYKKLLAEGWKKTSIFNSYF; encoded by the coding sequence TTGGAGAAATTTACTCTTATCAATAAGGATAGATCGAGGATAAAAGTATTTGAACCATTTGAGGATGTATCGAAGCCTAGTCCTAGTATTGATGCAATGATGATTTCCTATGGGTGTGTTTATAAGAGAAGTAGTAAACCAGTTATGAAAGGCAGCAGGGTAGAGACTGTAGAGAGTGCCAGGGAGGAATATAAAAAATTACTAGCTGAGGGTTGGAAGAAAACCTCAATATTTAATAGCTATTTCTAG
- a CDS encoding tetratricopeptide repeat-containing sulfotransferase family protein: MKGFGNNNRTKKKLKEKASSLQKDKLISNALALHSKGKIKEASEIYNFLIQNKIYDPRIFNNLGSIYSQIKQVDKAILLFEESIKKFPDRIEAYPNLANVLVAKGRSDTAKNILNKAIELNPKYLRSYSIMAGILVGEGNLQKAEFFLKKILEINPKDINALVNLACVLKDSGNPKQAEKFLKVALKINPSFDFALTNLGAVLNELEKFDEGEQCLRKALSINSSSPMALNNLGNILSNKKNNKEAELCYRKAIEIKSDFSIAYNNLGSLLSKQGNLIEAEKFTQKAINFNPKFELAYVNLGSIKIDLDKLKEAEELFLSAIEINEKYNYAYRNLFRLYEKTNKISKLKNKIESLNQNENVINEILMFKARIFFREKDFITAKKYIDQVSNEWIKNTDHSTNLLYWSFKAFIEEKVKNYDEAFKCFEKSQLNLKYETTNPKIFQNYIHTYRKNIDKDAFLVKTKDTKIIKESPVFLIGFPRSGTTLLDTILRSHPEIDVLEEKPLINSVEQMIKSKFKCSLDKLHQLTSKDLDYLRNHYLEILHNNCDNKNAKILIDKFPFQTVCLPLVNLLFPNSKIIFTHRNPYDTVLSCFQQSFEPNNAMANFRSIESASRIYDLTMSTWLDYKEKLKMNYITSKYEDLIEDFDKHILKILDFLDVTWDDNIKNYRNTANERGKINTPSSSQVVQPLYKSSINKWKNYEKYFKNSNQYLEKWLSYFEY; encoded by the coding sequence ATGAAAGGATTTGGGAATAACAATAGAACCAAAAAAAAGTTAAAAGAAAAAGCCAGTAGTTTGCAGAAAGATAAATTGATTTCAAATGCATTAGCATTACATTCAAAAGGAAAAATCAAAGAAGCGTCAGAAATATATAATTTTTTAATTCAAAATAAAATCTATGATCCCAGGATATTTAATAATTTAGGAAGTATTTATTCTCAAATAAAACAGGTTGATAAAGCAATATTGTTATTTGAAGAATCAATTAAAAAATTCCCAGACCGTATAGAGGCATACCCAAACTTAGCAAATGTTCTTGTGGCAAAAGGTAGAAGTGATACTGCTAAAAATATTTTGAATAAAGCTATTGAATTAAATCCCAAATATTTAAGGTCCTATTCCATTATGGCCGGAATATTAGTAGGAGAAGGTAATCTCCAAAAAGCAGAATTTTTTTTAAAAAAGATTTTAGAAATAAACCCAAAAGATATTAATGCACTAGTCAATTTAGCCTGCGTCTTGAAAGATTCAGGAAACCCTAAGCAAGCAGAAAAATTCTTAAAAGTTGCTCTTAAAATTAATCCCAGCTTTGATTTTGCCCTTACTAACCTTGGAGCAGTATTAAATGAATTAGAGAAATTTGATGAAGGAGAACAATGCTTAAGAAAGGCACTTAGTATAAATTCATCTTCGCCAATGGCACTAAATAATTTAGGTAACATTCTTTCCAATAAAAAAAATAACAAGGAGGCAGAACTCTGTTACCGTAAAGCTATTGAAATAAAATCAGATTTTTCTATTGCGTATAATAATCTCGGTTCTCTTCTATCAAAGCAGGGCAATCTCATTGAGGCGGAAAAGTTTACCCAAAAAGCAATTAATTTCAATCCTAAATTTGAATTAGCCTACGTTAATTTAGGGTCAATTAAAATAGATCTTGATAAGTTAAAAGAGGCAGAAGAATTATTTCTTAGTGCAATTGAAATTAACGAAAAATACAATTATGCATACAGAAATCTTTTCAGACTTTACGAGAAAACGAACAAGATAAGCAAATTAAAAAATAAAATTGAAAGTTTAAACCAAAATGAAAATGTCATAAATGAGATACTTATGTTTAAAGCTAGAATCTTTTTTAGAGAAAAGGATTTCATTACAGCAAAAAAATATATTGACCAAGTTTCTAATGAATGGATAAAAAATACTGATCATTCTACAAATCTCCTTTATTGGTCTTTTAAAGCATTTATTGAAGAAAAAGTTAAAAATTATGATGAAGCCTTTAAATGTTTTGAGAAAAGTCAACTTAATTTAAAATATGAGACTACCAACCCAAAAATTTTTCAAAATTACATACACACATATAGAAAAAATATTGACAAAGATGCTTTTTTGGTAAAAACCAAAGATACAAAAATAATTAAAGAATCACCAGTATTTCTTATAGGTTTCCCTAGATCAGGTACTACATTACTAGACACAATTCTAAGAAGCCATCCTGAAATTGATGTTTTAGAGGAAAAACCATTAATTAATTCTGTCGAACAAATGATAAAGTCAAAATTCAAATGTTCTCTTGATAAACTCCATCAGTTAACTAGTAAAGATCTAGATTATTTACGCAATCACTATTTGGAAATTTTGCATAATAATTGTGATAATAAAAACGCAAAGATATTGATTGATAAATTTCCTTTTCAAACTGTTTGCTTACCTCTCGTCAATTTATTATTTCCAAACTCAAAAATAATTTTCACACATAGAAATCCATACGATACTGTTTTATCTTGCTTTCAACAATCTTTCGAACCTAACAATGCGATGGCTAACTTCCGAAGCATAGAATCAGCTTCGAGAATTTATGATTTGACCATGAGTACTTGGTTGGACTATAAGGAAAAATTAAAAATGAATTACATCACATCTAAATACGAAGATTTAATAGAGGATTTTGATAAACATATTTTAAAAATTTTAGATTTCTTGGATGTTACTTGGGATGACAATATAAAAAATTATAGAAATACTGCAAATGAAAGAGGGAAAATAAATACTCCCTCTTCTTCACAAGTTGTTCAGCCACTTTACAAATCATCAATAAATAAGTGGAAAAATTACGAAAAATATTTTAAAAATTCGAATCAATATCTTGAAAAATGGTTAAGTTACTTTGAATACTGA
- a CDS encoding PriCT-2 domain-containing protein, producing MTHMVHKFETALASAPDSWKYTPVLFKGGFLKAWDDQFFTIEEAIEKGTNYINPDKPDNSPITLTGLGVHLNPITETCGFDFDGVGSNRNFEHHFGRSPKDLPPTITTTSGRPARCQMLFRVPKHYWKFIKGKTIELEGCSKVELRWGHGIQSVVTGRHPNQKKDGQGFYSFVPGRSPKDVELAELPEWACEQWVEITRNSNKRNRPYLKKETREELERDSERIKPFLEKYYQPATKYQDYDDWLHVGMSLHHVGNAQGDEFKHFDDWLNWSEGMTNFDENECYDKWDSFGKSDNPRKFGSFYEVAKENNPDIFEEEPPKVDKKQLSREEKIKLIEDTMNELYQLEVEGADWNKVQYLKSVLGGYHINKNEIQKRLLMMFADKNGLSFATPKESKRRHRTFSSSITKQEAMEVLQPGFTIEGKDCLLMGESGAGKTLAALGLSYALATGCPILDDLYGIPEPRQGATVWVGSDGGDGAFGMVKKYAEMLNVPQLDYWDDNFTFIGADAEQEKPSWGFTLNGLTEIVETLEAGHPNGQPYKLLVADSLKKILEIADIDFGIGPVGLVMQIAQAIASKYNCVWLWLHHTKPGAAKGGFGIASSGGNSNIYQIPYAVHRLVKHEHKELGQITEWNVEKFRGEKSRKFRYVLSDYLFDLVEDNVADADDKTTQILKAIFTESITPEGLKTDGTTPEIIANSINMKEKTLRNRLGILKNDLKLVGYSRPCYYLTKQGAKQLSVDCVSIRAEVEDYIKSEWGRV from the coding sequence ATGACCCACATGGTGCATAAATTTGAAACTGCGTTAGCTAGTGCACCTGACTCCTGGAAATATACTCCTGTTTTATTTAAGGGTGGATTTCTTAAGGCTTGGGATGACCAATTTTTTACTATTGAAGAGGCTATAGAAAAAGGTACAAATTATATTAATCCCGATAAGCCAGATAATTCTCCAATAACTTTGACAGGTTTAGGAGTGCACCTCAATCCAATTACTGAAACGTGTGGATTTGATTTTGATGGAGTTGGTTCAAATAGAAACTTTGAGCATCATTTTGGAAGATCGCCCAAAGATTTACCACCAACAATAACTACAACAAGTGGTAGGCCTGCTAGATGCCAAATGTTGTTTAGAGTGCCAAAACATTATTGGAAGTTTATAAAGGGCAAAACTATAGAACTAGAGGGTTGCTCCAAAGTTGAATTGCGTTGGGGTCATGGTATTCAATCGGTTGTAACTGGTAGGCATCCAAATCAGAAAAAGGATGGGCAGGGTTTTTATAGTTTTGTACCTGGGCGAAGTCCTAAGGATGTTGAGTTAGCTGAGTTACCTGAGTGGGCTTGTGAGCAATGGGTTGAGATTACTAGAAATTCAAATAAAAGAAATAGACCTTATTTGAAAAAGGAAACTAGGGAAGAGTTGGAGAGAGATAGTGAGCGAATTAAACCATTTTTAGAAAAATATTATCAACCTGCTACTAAATACCAGGACTATGATGATTGGTTACACGTTGGGATGTCTTTGCATCATGTAGGCAATGCCCAGGGGGATGAATTTAAGCATTTTGATGATTGGCTTAACTGGTCCGAGGGGATGACTAATTTTGATGAAAATGAATGTTATGACAAATGGGATAGTTTTGGAAAATCTGATAATCCTAGAAAATTTGGAAGTTTCTACGAAGTTGCCAAAGAAAATAATCCTGACATTTTCGAAGAAGAACCACCAAAGGTAGATAAGAAACAATTATCCAGGGAAGAAAAAATAAAATTAATTGAAGATACTATGAACGAGCTATATCAACTTGAGGTTGAGGGTGCTGATTGGAATAAGGTGCAATATCTCAAAAGTGTTTTAGGTGGTTATCACATTAATAAAAATGAAATCCAAAAGCGTTTGCTGATGATGTTTGCAGATAAAAATGGACTTAGTTTTGCTACTCCAAAAGAATCTAAACGCAGGCATAGGACATTTTCCTCATCCATTACTAAACAGGAGGCAATGGAGGTTTTACAACCTGGTTTTACTATCGAGGGTAAGGATTGCTTATTGATGGGGGAGAGTGGTGCAGGTAAGACTCTTGCAGCATTAGGGTTAAGTTATGCTCTAGCAACTGGTTGTCCTATTCTTGATGACTTATATGGAATACCAGAACCAAGGCAAGGGGCAACAGTTTGGGTCGGTTCTGATGGCGGGGATGGTGCTTTTGGAATGGTTAAAAAGTATGCCGAAATGCTTAACGTGCCTCAGCTAGATTACTGGGATGATAATTTTACTTTTATTGGTGCGGATGCTGAACAGGAGAAACCTAGTTGGGGTTTTACATTAAATGGATTAACTGAAATTGTAGAAACACTAGAGGCAGGGCATCCCAATGGGCAACCTTATAAATTGCTCGTGGCTGATAGTTTAAAAAAGATTCTTGAAATTGCTGATATAGATTTCGGTATTGGTCCTGTTGGGTTGGTTATGCAAATCGCCCAGGCTATTGCATCAAAATATAATTGCGTTTGGTTATGGCTGCATCACACTAAACCAGGAGCAGCAAAAGGAGGTTTCGGTATTGCATCAAGTGGAGGTAATTCCAATATCTACCAAATACCCTATGCGGTTCACAGATTGGTAAAACATGAACATAAGGAGCTAGGGCAAATTACTGAGTGGAATGTTGAAAAATTTAGGGGCGAAAAATCCAGGAAATTTAGATATGTATTATCTGATTATTTATTTGATCTAGTTGAGGATAATGTTGCTGATGCTGATGATAAAACCACCCAAATCCTAAAAGCTATTTTTACTGAAAGTATTACTCCTGAGGGATTAAAGACTGATGGTACGACTCCTGAGATTATTGCCAATAGTATCAATATGAAAGAAAAAACCCTTAGGAATAGACTTGGAATACTTAAAAATGATCTTAAATTGGTGGGCTACTCTAGACCCTGCTATTACCTAACAAAACAGGGGGCAAAGCAATTATCAGTAGATTGCGTATCTATTCGGGCTGAGGTTGAAGATTATATAAAGAGTGAATGGGGGAGGGTATAA
- a CDS encoding ArsR/SmtB family transcription factor, which produces MVSFSDPFRLEIIDLMMDGEVCVCDIMKLTNLSQSRISYHIKILKEAGLISDRQEGRWVYYSLNKESLFLIKEWITSLTDYSSNKKRCCE; this is translated from the coding sequence ATGGTTTCATTTTCTGATCCTTTTAGGCTAGAAATAATTGACCTAATGATGGATGGAGAAGTTTGTGTTTGCGATATTATGAAATTAACTAATTTATCTCAATCAAGAATTTCATATCACATAAAAATTTTGAAAGAAGCTGGTCTTATCTCAGACAGACAAGAAGGTAGATGGGTATATTACAGCCTAAATAAAGAATCTCTCTTTTTGATCAAGGAATGGATAACTTCTTTGACAGATTATTCTTCAAATAAAAAACGTTGCTGCGAATAA
- a CDS encoding ArsJ-associated glyceraldehyde-3-phosphate dehydrogenase, with protein MKIGINGFGRIGRLVFRALWNRADIEITHINEIAGDSNAAAHLLEFDSVHGRWVKDIKVKEKEIIIDGKKLAYTSFKNYLDVPWEKSSVDIILECTGKNKKPEKLNPYFESLGMKRVIVACPVKGIVAEAESLNVVYGINQSLYDPSKHKLVTAASCTTNCLAPIVKVINENFSIKHGAITTIHDVTNTQVPVDFYKSDLRRARGCMQSLIPTTTGSAKAIAEIFPELKGKLNGHAVRVPLLNGSLTDAVFELNNKVTVEQVNLALKEASETYLKGILGYEERPLVSADYVNDSRSSIVDSLSTMVVNSNLLKIYAWYDNEWGYSCRLADLTEYVIKKEI; from the coding sequence ATGAAAATTGGAATTAATGGTTTTGGAAGAATTGGCAGATTAGTTTTCAGAGCATTATGGAATAGAGCTGATATAGAAATAACTCACATTAATGAGATAGCAGGAGATTCGAATGCCGCTGCACATCTACTCGAATTTGATTCAGTCCATGGCAGATGGGTTAAAGATATAAAGGTTAAAGAAAAAGAAATAATAATTGATGGAAAGAAATTAGCTTACACATCTTTTAAAAATTACCTTGATGTTCCTTGGGAAAAATCTTCTGTAGATATTATTTTGGAATGTACAGGAAAGAATAAAAAGCCAGAAAAACTAAATCCCTATTTTGAATCTCTAGGGATGAAAAGAGTAATAGTAGCTTGTCCAGTTAAGGGAATTGTTGCAGAAGCTGAATCACTTAATGTTGTTTATGGCATAAATCAAAGTCTTTATGACCCTTCCAAACATAAATTAGTAACTGCAGCATCCTGCACTACAAATTGTTTAGCTCCGATAGTAAAGGTAATTAATGAAAATTTTTCAATTAAACATGGCGCTATTACAACTATTCACGATGTAACGAACACTCAAGTCCCAGTAGATTTTTATAAAAGTGATTTGAGGAGAGCAAGAGGATGTATGCAAAGTTTAATACCTACTACTACTGGATCTGCCAAAGCTATCGCTGAGATCTTTCCAGAATTAAAAGGAAAATTAAATGGCCATGCTGTAAGAGTTCCTCTACTTAATGGTTCTTTAACAGATGCGGTTTTTGAATTAAATAATAAAGTGACAGTTGAACAAGTAAATTTGGCACTTAAAGAAGCTTCAGAAACTTATTTAAAAGGAATTCTTGGCTACGAAGAAAGACCTTTAGTTTCTGCAGATTATGTAAATGACTCTAGAAGTTCAATAGTTGATAGTTTATCAACGATGGTTGTTAATTCAAATTTATTAAAAATATACGCTTGGTATGACAACGAGTGGGGTTACAGCTGCAGACTTGCAGATCTTACTGAATATGTAATCAAAAAAGAGATTTAA
- a CDS encoding VapE domain-containing protein → MTDAITRQHQIISTGFLNKIKFPSGYEGERKKKIDSGDLVELLVDNCSPRLTYNLLTLEPEFDGQTIQIDFVESFSTYLNMYGYNIRKDSAFDGLLTAARQNTYHPVNAYLERIADNKSIKPIDIETMSSDYLGTDSKLYDQMLKMTLIGAVARVKNRGCKFDNCCILVGKQGTGKSTFWRYLASDEFFADTWQPKPQDLAMMLQRCWIFEIAELDRISPNSEKAATLKALLSSPIDTFRRPYGRSIGSYPRPSIMVSSCNRTDFLNDPTGSRRYWVINLEGKLINNKKVLKDRDRIWKAALLAYKEGMILDLDDEYKEEINIRNLNFEAEHPFYSRIEEWTNKEHNKYRFTTVEALVNSGCRNDEHITDKDVKEAADCLRKLGHEKKQYRFGGRKPYYWFHPEWSIEQKKKEPRIINLPNKGHYEI, encoded by the coding sequence GTGACTGATGCTATTACACGACAACACCAAATTATTAGTACTGGATTTCTAAATAAAATTAAATTTCCAAGCGGTTATGAAGGAGAAAGAAAAAAGAAGATTGATTCTGGAGATTTAGTAGAACTTTTAGTTGATAATTGTTCTCCACGATTAACCTATAATCTTCTAACTCTTGAACCGGAATTTGATGGACAAACTATTCAAATAGATTTTGTTGAAAGCTTCTCAACTTATCTAAATATGTATGGATATAACATTAGAAAAGACTCTGCTTTTGATGGTTTATTAACAGCTGCTCGTCAGAATACATATCACCCTGTCAATGCATATCTTGAAAGAATTGCAGATAATAAATCAATTAAACCAATTGACATAGAAACAATGTCTTCCGACTACTTAGGAACTGACTCTAAGTTATATGACCAGATGCTTAAAATGACCCTAATTGGAGCAGTTGCAAGAGTCAAAAATCGTGGTTGTAAGTTTGATAATTGTTGCATTTTAGTTGGTAAGCAAGGAACAGGAAAATCTACTTTTTGGAGATATTTAGCTTCTGATGAGTTCTTTGCTGATACATGGCAACCAAAGCCTCAAGATTTGGCAATGATGCTGCAAAGATGTTGGATTTTTGAAATTGCAGAATTAGATAGGATCTCACCAAATTCAGAAAAAGCAGCAACATTAAAAGCTCTTCTATCAAGTCCGATTGATACATTTAGAAGACCTTATGGAAGAAGTATTGGTTCTTATCCAAGACCATCAATAATGGTTTCAAGTTGTAATAGAACTGATTTTCTAAATGATCCAACAGGTTCTAGAAGGTATTGGGTAATAAATCTAGAAGGGAAATTAATAAATAATAAAAAGGTTTTAAAAGATAGAGATCGAATCTGGAAAGCTGCTTTGCTGGCCTATAAAGAAGGAATGATATTGGATTTGGATGATGAATATAAAGAGGAAATAAATATAAGAAATTTAAATTTCGAAGCAGAACACCCTTTCTACTCACGTATAGAGGAATGGACGAATAAAGAGCACAATAAATATAGATTTACGACAGTTGAAGCTTTGGTTAATAGCGGTTGTAGAAATGATGAACATATAACAGATAAAGATGTAAAGGAAGCCGCAGATTGCTTAAGAAAATTAGGCCATGAAAAAAAACAATACAGATTTGGTGGGAGAAAACCTTATTATTGGTTTCATCCAGAATGGTCTATTGAGCAAAAGAAAAAGGAGCCAAGAATCATAAATTTGCCTAATAAAGGACATTATGAGATTTAA
- the arsJ gene encoding organoarsenical effux MFS transporter ArsJ, with translation MKLSNIQQYSVVTANYWAFTLTDGALRLLVVGHFHELGYTTLQIALLFLFYEFFGIITNLYGGWIGARYGLRLTLWIGTILQIIALFMLIPVKEDWPVIFSVVYVMVAQAVSGIAKDLNKMSAKSAVKTVVPESNDGNDTGQKQLFKWVAILTGSKNALKGVGFFLGGLLYKLFGFNNAVGIMGFGLCLAFLLTLILPGEIGKMKTKPAFNDLFSKSNAINILSAARFFLFGARDVWFVVALPVFLDMAFGWDYMEIGLFLGAWVIGYGIVQASAPAIRKMWGQKESPDRKAIQFWSALLMVIPSLIGVALWRESSPSIAIILGLTIFGFVFAMNSSTHSYMILAYSDNEKVSLNVGFYYMANAAGRLVGTLLSGLLFMIGRNPSIGLQYCLYFSSLLILLSWISSLKLPSIKQSLSSP, from the coding sequence ATGAAGTTATCTAATATTCAACAATATAGTGTTGTAACAGCAAACTATTGGGCATTCACGCTCACTGACGGCGCATTAAGATTATTAGTTGTTGGTCACTTTCATGAGCTAGGTTACACAACTCTACAAATTGCTTTACTTTTCCTTTTTTATGAGTTTTTTGGAATAATTACTAATTTATATGGTGGTTGGATAGGAGCAAGATATGGTTTAAGGCTTACTTTATGGATTGGGACTATCCTTCAAATCATTGCTCTTTTCATGCTTATTCCAGTTAAGGAGGATTGGCCAGTAATATTTAGTGTCGTATACGTTATGGTTGCTCAAGCAGTCAGTGGGATAGCAAAAGATTTAAACAAAATGAGTGCTAAAAGTGCTGTTAAGACAGTAGTTCCAGAGTCAAATGATGGCAATGATACTGGCCAAAAACAACTTTTTAAATGGGTTGCTATTTTAACTGGATCTAAAAATGCTCTTAAGGGAGTTGGCTTTTTCTTGGGTGGACTTTTATATAAGTTATTTGGATTCAATAATGCTGTAGGAATTATGGGTTTTGGACTCTGCTTAGCCTTTTTATTGACATTAATTTTGCCTGGAGAAATTGGCAAGATGAAAACCAAACCAGCTTTTAATGATCTTTTTTCAAAATCAAATGCAATAAATATTCTTTCAGCAGCAAGATTCTTTCTTTTTGGAGCAAGAGATGTTTGGTTTGTTGTCGCTCTTCCAGTATTCCTAGATATGGCATTTGGTTGGGACTACATGGAGATAGGATTATTTCTTGGGGCCTGGGTAATAGGTTATGGAATTGTTCAGGCTTCGGCTCCAGCAATTAGAAAGATGTGGGGCCAGAAAGAAAGTCCAGATCGTAAAGCCATCCAATTTTGGAGTGCCTTATTAATGGTCATACCATCTTTGATAGGAGTCGCATTATGGAGAGAAAGTTCTCCATCGATAGCAATAATTTTAGGACTTACTATTTTTGGATTTGTTTTTGCAATGAATTCCTCCACACATTCTTATATGATTTTGGCCTACTCTGATAATGAAAAAGTCAGTTTAAATGTTGGCTTCTATTACATGGCAAATGCTGCTGGAAGACTAGTTGGAACATTACTATCTGGCTTACTATTTATGATTGGGAGAAATCCGAGTATTGGTCTTCAATATTGTCTTTATTTTTCATCACTTCTAATATTATTATCTTGGATTTCGAGTCTTAAATTACCATCAATCAAACAAAGCTTATCATCACCATAA